One genomic window of Diospyros lotus cultivar Yz01 chromosome 8, ASM1463336v1, whole genome shotgun sequence includes the following:
- the LOC127808074 gene encoding uncharacterized protein LOC127808074 isoform X2: protein MESNTLSPSPDKADAKATFHKPSNDAANRRYRRRSPVGGSSSSGGSPTDERSTSPVHSREEDSARDSDRRRKKDDERDLDRDSSRNPHGRSGDSYRHFNEHSSRGSRSYHKRDDYSRRDRNMDEERNYSRTSSRYGRELRVGSHSDYSRRETEHYRSRDLSRGTEKYSRDRSDGSVHRGRDKERETSSLEYQKYKDKESLSDRTKSSRKYSDLNAEDIRYGEQDKHGGEGDGQDEKRDYRRDNGAHRLKEASRSGHRELDGQRYTKDEKKKYDDRETSRHKDHNDRKQGEQDLTSENLESAAKKPKSSMGTDYGKDVPKLTTAADESQTSSSKQAQELAGKVTPEQASAKCSEAVPDIDAAKVAAMKAAELVNRNLIGTGYMSTDQKKKLLWGKKKDAAAEESGHHWDSAMFSDREQQEKFKKLMSLRLHWYLWPIVGCEGRAENGKQTGESRKQWPPSREAEGNAAGFGEAIHCRTSSKRWPNCRTRSLRTPLGYFPSFTVRFAYILLHDAIILSSLIILGRGNCVLPSRFAVLVHGKNVAAAVYIWYLSSQCWMVISLLAANASTLGLHLSS, encoded by the exons GTAGTCCTACAGATGAGCGTAGCACTAGTCCAGTCCattcaagagaagaagattCTGCTAGAGATTCTGACCGTCGTCGGAAGAAGGATGATGAGAGGGACTTGGATAGGGATTCTAGCAGGAATCCCCATGGCCGAAGTGGTGATTCATATAGGCATTTTAATGAGCATTCCTCTAGGGGTTCTCGTAGTTACCATAAGCGGGATGACTACAGCAGGCGTGACAGGAATATGGATGAAGAGAGAAACTATTCTAGGACATCCTCTCGTTATGGTCGAGAGTTGAGGGTTGGCTCTCATTCTGATTATTCAAGAAGAGAGACTGAGCATTACAGATCAAGAGACCTCTCGCGAGGTACTGAAAAATACTCTCGAGATAGATCTGATGGTTCAGTGCATAGAGGCAGGGATAAGGAAAGAGAAACTTCATCACTTGAGTATCAGAAGTATAAAGACAAGGAGTCATTATCTGATAGGACTAAATCTAGCAGGAAGTACTCTGACTTGAATGCTGAAGATATAAGGTATGGGGAGCAGGACAAGCATGGCGGAGAGGGAGATGGTCAAGATGAAAAGAGAGACTATAGGAG GGACAATGGTGCACATCGTCTGAAAGAAGCTTCAAGAAGTGGTCATAGAGAATTGGATGGACAACGGTATACCAAggatgaaaagaagaaatatgatGACAGGGAAACAAGCAGACACAAGGACCATAATGATAGAAAACAAGGGGAGCAGGATCTTACCAGTGAAAATCTAGAATCTGCTGCCAAAAAACCGAAGTCAAGCATGGGAACTGATTATGGGAAAGATG TTCCAAAGCTTACAACTGCGGCTGATGAAAGCCAGACCTCAAGTTCAAAGCAAGCCCAGGAACTTGCTGGTAAGGTCACGCCAGAGCAGGCCTCTGCAAAATGCTCTGAGGCTGTTCCTGATATAGATGCTGCAAAAGTTGCTGCTATGAAAGCGGCCGAATTAG TTAATAGGAATCTCATTGGGACGGGTTACATGTCCACTGATCAAAAGAAGAAGCTGCTCTGGGGGAAGAAAAAGGATGCTGCTGCTGAAGAG TCTGGTCATCACTGGGATAGTGCTATGTTTTCTGATCGGGAACAGCAAGAGAAGTTCAAGAAACTCATG AGTCTGAGGTTGCATTGGTACCTATGGCCAATTGTAGGGTGTGAAGGGCGAGCTGAAAACGGAAAGCAAACCGGAGAGTCAAGAAAGCAGTGGCCTCCGAGCCGAGAAGCAGAAGGAAATGCAGCTGGATTTGGAGAAGCAATACATTGCCGGACTTCGTCGAAGAGATGGCCGAACTGTCGGACTAGGTCTCTGAGAACCCCGTTGGGATATTTTCCTAGTTTTACCGTGAGATTTGCTTACATTTTGCTGCACGATGCCATAATACTGTCTTCCCTGATCATACTTGGTCGGGGTAATTGTGTTTTGCCTTCTAGATTTGCTGTTTTAGTTCATGGGAAGAATGTTGCTGCAGCAGTATATATTTGGTATTTGAGCTCCCAATGCTGGATGGTCATTTCATTACTTGCTGCTAATGCCTCTACTTTGGGGTTACATTTGAGTAGTTAA
- the LOC127808074 gene encoding uncharacterized protein LOC127808074 isoform X1 — MESNTLSPSPDKADAKATFHKPSNDAANRRYRRRSPVGGSSSSGGSPTDERSTSPVHSREEDSARDSDRRRKKDDERDLDRDSSRNPHGRSGDSYRHFNEHSSRGSRSYHKRDDYSRRDRNMDEERNYSRTSSRYGRELRVGSHSDYSRRETEHYRSRDLSRGTEKYSRDRSDGSVHRGRDKERETSSLEYQKYKDKESLSDRTKSSRKYSDLNAEDIRYGEQDKHGGEGDGQDEKRDYRRYVRDSKIDHSPVYEDSRGHRNDSSSYRDNGAHRLKEASRSGHRELDGQRYTKDEKKKYDDRETSRHKDHNDRKQGEQDLTSENLESAAKKPKSSMGTDYGKDVPKLTTAADESQTSSSKQAQELAGKVTPEQASAKCSEAVPDIDAAKVAAMKAAELVNRNLIGTGYMSTDQKKKLLWGKKKDAAAEESGHHWDSAMFSDREQQEKFKKLMSLRLHWYLWPIVGCEGRAENGKQTGESRKQWPPSREAEGNAAGFGEAIHCRTSSKRWPNCRTRSLRTPLGYFPSFTVRFAYILLHDAIILSSLIILGRGNCVLPSRFAVLVHGKNVAAAVYIWYLSSQCWMVISLLAANASTLGLHLSS, encoded by the exons GTAGTCCTACAGATGAGCGTAGCACTAGTCCAGTCCattcaagagaagaagattCTGCTAGAGATTCTGACCGTCGTCGGAAGAAGGATGATGAGAGGGACTTGGATAGGGATTCTAGCAGGAATCCCCATGGCCGAAGTGGTGATTCATATAGGCATTTTAATGAGCATTCCTCTAGGGGTTCTCGTAGTTACCATAAGCGGGATGACTACAGCAGGCGTGACAGGAATATGGATGAAGAGAGAAACTATTCTAGGACATCCTCTCGTTATGGTCGAGAGTTGAGGGTTGGCTCTCATTCTGATTATTCAAGAAGAGAGACTGAGCATTACAGATCAAGAGACCTCTCGCGAGGTACTGAAAAATACTCTCGAGATAGATCTGATGGTTCAGTGCATAGAGGCAGGGATAAGGAAAGAGAAACTTCATCACTTGAGTATCAGAAGTATAAAGACAAGGAGTCATTATCTGATAGGACTAAATCTAGCAGGAAGTACTCTGACTTGAATGCTGAAGATATAAGGTATGGGGAGCAGGACAAGCATGGCGGAGAGGGAGATGGTCAAGATGAAAAGAGAGACTATAGGAGGTATGTGCGGGATTCCAAGATTGATCATTCACCTGTTTATGAAGATTCTAGGGGACACCGGAATGACTCTTCTTCATATAGGGACAATGGTGCACATCGTCTGAAAGAAGCTTCAAGAAGTGGTCATAGAGAATTGGATGGACAACGGTATACCAAggatgaaaagaagaaatatgatGACAGGGAAACAAGCAGACACAAGGACCATAATGATAGAAAACAAGGGGAGCAGGATCTTACCAGTGAAAATCTAGAATCTGCTGCCAAAAAACCGAAGTCAAGCATGGGAACTGATTATGGGAAAGATG TTCCAAAGCTTACAACTGCGGCTGATGAAAGCCAGACCTCAAGTTCAAAGCAAGCCCAGGAACTTGCTGGTAAGGTCACGCCAGAGCAGGCCTCTGCAAAATGCTCTGAGGCTGTTCCTGATATAGATGCTGCAAAAGTTGCTGCTATGAAAGCGGCCGAATTAG TTAATAGGAATCTCATTGGGACGGGTTACATGTCCACTGATCAAAAGAAGAAGCTGCTCTGGGGGAAGAAAAAGGATGCTGCTGCTGAAGAG TCTGGTCATCACTGGGATAGTGCTATGTTTTCTGATCGGGAACAGCAAGAGAAGTTCAAGAAACTCATG AGTCTGAGGTTGCATTGGTACCTATGGCCAATTGTAGGGTGTGAAGGGCGAGCTGAAAACGGAAAGCAAACCGGAGAGTCAAGAAAGCAGTGGCCTCCGAGCCGAGAAGCAGAAGGAAATGCAGCTGGATTTGGAGAAGCAATACATTGCCGGACTTCGTCGAAGAGATGGCCGAACTGTCGGACTAGGTCTCTGAGAACCCCGTTGGGATATTTTCCTAGTTTTACCGTGAGATTTGCTTACATTTTGCTGCACGATGCCATAATACTGTCTTCCCTGATCATACTTGGTCGGGGTAATTGTGTTTTGCCTTCTAGATTTGCTGTTTTAGTTCATGGGAAGAATGTTGCTGCAGCAGTATATATTTGGTATTTGAGCTCCCAATGCTGGATGGTCATTTCATTACTTGCTGCTAATGCCTCTACTTTGGGGTTACATTTGAGTAGTTAA
- the LOC127808074 gene encoding uncharacterized protein LOC127808074 isoform X3 codes for MESNTLSPSPDKADAKATFHKPSNDAANRRYRRRSPVGGSSSSGGSPTDERSTSPVHSREEDSARDSDRRRKKDDERDLDRDSSRNPHGRSGDSYRHFNEHSSRGSRSYHKRDDYSRRDRNMDEERNYSRTSSRYGRELRVGSHSDYSRRETEHYRSRDLSRGTEKYSRDRSDGSVHRGRDKERETSSLEYQKYKDKESLSDRTKSSRKYSDLNAEDIRYGEQDKHGGEGDGQDEKRDYRRYVRDSKIDHSPVYEDSRGHRNDSSSYRDNGAHRLKEASRSGHRELDGQRYTKDEKKKYDDRETSRHKDHNDRKQGEQDLTSENLESAAKKPKSSMGTDYGKDVPKLTTAADESQTSSSKQAQELAGKVTPEQASAKCSEAVPDIDAAKVAAMKAAELVNRNLIGTGYMSTDQKKKLLWGKKKDAAAEESGHHWDSAMFSDREQQEKFKKLMGVKGELKTESKPESQESSGLRAEKQKEMQLDLEKQYIAGLRRRDGRTVGLGL; via the exons GTAGTCCTACAGATGAGCGTAGCACTAGTCCAGTCCattcaagagaagaagattCTGCTAGAGATTCTGACCGTCGTCGGAAGAAGGATGATGAGAGGGACTTGGATAGGGATTCTAGCAGGAATCCCCATGGCCGAAGTGGTGATTCATATAGGCATTTTAATGAGCATTCCTCTAGGGGTTCTCGTAGTTACCATAAGCGGGATGACTACAGCAGGCGTGACAGGAATATGGATGAAGAGAGAAACTATTCTAGGACATCCTCTCGTTATGGTCGAGAGTTGAGGGTTGGCTCTCATTCTGATTATTCAAGAAGAGAGACTGAGCATTACAGATCAAGAGACCTCTCGCGAGGTACTGAAAAATACTCTCGAGATAGATCTGATGGTTCAGTGCATAGAGGCAGGGATAAGGAAAGAGAAACTTCATCACTTGAGTATCAGAAGTATAAAGACAAGGAGTCATTATCTGATAGGACTAAATCTAGCAGGAAGTACTCTGACTTGAATGCTGAAGATATAAGGTATGGGGAGCAGGACAAGCATGGCGGAGAGGGAGATGGTCAAGATGAAAAGAGAGACTATAGGAGGTATGTGCGGGATTCCAAGATTGATCATTCACCTGTTTATGAAGATTCTAGGGGACACCGGAATGACTCTTCTTCATATAGGGACAATGGTGCACATCGTCTGAAAGAAGCTTCAAGAAGTGGTCATAGAGAATTGGATGGACAACGGTATACCAAggatgaaaagaagaaatatgatGACAGGGAAACAAGCAGACACAAGGACCATAATGATAGAAAACAAGGGGAGCAGGATCTTACCAGTGAAAATCTAGAATCTGCTGCCAAAAAACCGAAGTCAAGCATGGGAACTGATTATGGGAAAGATG TTCCAAAGCTTACAACTGCGGCTGATGAAAGCCAGACCTCAAGTTCAAAGCAAGCCCAGGAACTTGCTGGTAAGGTCACGCCAGAGCAGGCCTCTGCAAAATGCTCTGAGGCTGTTCCTGATATAGATGCTGCAAAAGTTGCTGCTATGAAAGCGGCCGAATTAG TTAATAGGAATCTCATTGGGACGGGTTACATGTCCACTGATCAAAAGAAGAAGCTGCTCTGGGGGAAGAAAAAGGATGCTGCTGCTGAAGAG TCTGGTCATCACTGGGATAGTGCTATGTTTTCTGATCGGGAACAGCAAGAGAAGTTCAAGAAACTCATG GGTGTGAAGGGCGAGCTGAAAACGGAAAGCAAACCGGAGAGTCAAGAAAGCAGTGGCCTCCGAGCCGAGAAGCAGAAGGAAATGCAGCTGGATTTGGAGAAGCAATACATTGCCGGACTTCGTCGAAGAGATGGCCGAACTGTCGGACTAGGTCTCTGA